The Thermococcus sp. genome window below encodes:
- a CDS encoding radical SAM protein, translating to MKYVIHKTLPNGHAVLFNILTRSIEVVSDSTDIESISQRLKDSFILLEDEDALNRYIHNKLKYPSENRLIIIDAWTFNCNLSCTYCMQQDTRKLNSQLLLPPEERVQIWSQLLTIFRKGYVDVLLFGGEPFYDPGYVEEMLSVSRDLDVPVGHYSAITNGVFKDPERTIRIITEYPFEYVQITLDGPPKIHDKRRIFPTGDGTFNKIMKNIELLLEHTDIRIIIHSVIDAQNWKHYGEMLDILLSKFGEQIEDRRIVFNVGMESHPSSPCAHTISNIPDPEQYAAMFLYAIGEAINRKVPLISFLSESVCTYNKDNELIVGPDGSIYKCTSAIGLDEFKVASKEEVFNNPELFLVKYSKFIEGGKGDSYCWSCQYFPVCGGGCVYNARIEGKKKDCWAIFHQKTLPKFAEMLLEMEEVEPDIWVPSGK from the coding sequence ATGAAGTATGTAATTCACAAAACTCTTCCCAATGGCCATGCCGTGTTGTTCAATATATTGACCAGATCCATTGAAGTTGTGTCTGATAGCACTGACATTGAAAGCATTTCGCAAAGACTAAAGGATTCCTTTATCTTGCTTGAGGACGAGGACGCTTTGAATAGATACATCCATAACAAGTTAAAGTATCCCTCAGAGAACAGGCTGATAATAATAGATGCTTGGACATTTAACTGCAACCTATCCTGTACTTACTGCATGCAACAGGATACTCGAAAGCTAAATTCGCAATTATTATTACCTCCAGAAGAGAGAGTTCAAATATGGAGCCAACTCCTTACGATTTTCAGGAAAGGATACGTAGATGTGTTGCTATTTGGTGGTGAGCCCTTCTATGATCCCGGCTATGTAGAGGAAATGTTATCTGTGAGTAGAGATCTTGACGTTCCTGTTGGACATTATTCCGCGATAACAAATGGAGTATTCAAAGATCCCGAAAGAACTATACGTATTATCACAGAGTATCCATTTGAATACGTCCAAATAACGTTAGATGGGCCTCCAAAAATTCACGATAAACGCAGAATCTTCCCCACAGGAGATGGGACGTTTAACAAAATAATGAAAAACATTGAATTACTGCTGGAACACACAGACATACGCATTATTATACACAGCGTTATAGATGCCCAAAACTGGAAGCACTATGGTGAGATGCTAGACATTCTATTAAGCAAGTTTGGAGAGCAAATTGAGGATAGACGAATTGTTTTCAACGTGGGAATGGAGAGCCATCCCTCTTCCCCATGTGCCCATACGATAAGTAACATTCCAGATCCAGAACAATACGCAGCGATGTTTCTTTATGCAATTGGGGAAGCTATAAATAGAAAAGTACCCTTAATTTCCTTCCTATCGGAATCAGTGTGTACATACAATAAGGACAATGAACTAATCGTGGGTCCCGATGGTTCCATATATAAGTGTACATCGGCTATTGGATTGGATGAATTCAAAGTAGCATCAAAAGAAGAGGTATTCAATAATCCGGAGCTATTTCTAGTAAAATATTCCAAGTTTATCGAAGGAGGGAAGGGCGACAGTTATTGCTGGAGCTGTCAGTATTTCCCCGTGTGTGGTGGTGGATGTGTATACAATGCACGAATTGAAGGCAAAAAGAAAGATTGTTGGGCTATATTTCATCAAAAGACACTGCCAAAATTCGCAGAAATGTTGCTGGAGATGGAGGAAGTGGAACCCGATATTTGGGTACCATCTGGCAAGTAG
- a CDS encoding ferritin translates to MLSERMLKALNEQLNKELFSAYFYLAVASYFKAQNLDGFASWMEAQAEEELGHAMKFYDYIFDRGGKVELERLEKPKGDFESPLKAFEAVYLHEVGVTQSIFKLVKLAREENDYATEQFLQWFVEEQVEEEATTKAIVDKLRLIGDHPHGIFMLDRELGTRKAQLRNLLTQGV, encoded by the coding sequence ATGCTGAGTGAAAGAATGCTCAAGGCCCTTAACGAACAGCTCAACAAGGAGCTCTTCTCCGCGTACTTCTACCTTGCGGTGGCCTCGTATTTTAAGGCCCAGAACCTTGATGGCTTCGCGAGCTGGATGGAGGCTCAAGCGGAGGAGGAGCTTGGACATGCTATGAAGTTTTACGACTACATCTTCGACCGGGGCGGAAAGGTCGAGCTTGAGAGACTTGAAAAGCCCAAGGGGGACTTCGAAAGCCCGCTGAAGGCCTTTGAGGCAGTCTACCTTCACGAGGTAGGGGTTACACAGTCGATATTCAAGCTGGTGAAGCTGGCCAGAGAGGAAAACGACTATGCCACCGAGCAGTTCCTCCAGTGGTTCGTTGAGGAGCAGGTGGAGGAGGAGGCAACGACGAAGGCCATAGTGGACAAACTGAGGCTCATCGGCGACCACCCCCATGGAATATTCATGCTGGACAGGGAGCTGGGAACAAGAAAGGCCCAGCTGAGGAACCTTCTTACCCAGGGTGTCTGA
- a CDS encoding NAD-dependent epimerase/dehydratase family protein, translated as MILVFGGTGFVGSFVSSRLSSVDEVVLAVRRPGRSEFRQVSFSSPNEIPGLIAGLNPDVVINFIGVLRGDYSTAHVEIPKLISLGAEEINARLIHTSALGADENSEIPYFRTKALGEKAVRKVKSHAIVRPSLVLGAGQRIFRQALRFRVFPKVTGRVQPIDLRDLAELYLRLIDSKNGTFNACGEEVVPLGELLDNVLKRAGKRVFLVPFPKAIARALGKVDKSLLMALKDSVCAHNHAREILRNLRPLEESLLWTAEGLR; from the coding sequence GTGATTCTTGTCTTCGGCGGGACGGGCTTTGTGGGCTCTTTCGTCTCTTCCCGCCTTTCTTCGGTTGATGAGGTAGTTCTGGCCGTAAGAAGACCGGGCAGGTCTGAATTCAGGCAGGTAAGTTTCAGCAGTCCGAATGAAATACCGGGTCTTATAGCCGGGCTGAACCCCGACGTGGTTATCAACTTCATCGGCGTTTTGAGAGGAGACTATTCTACGGCCCACGTTGAAATCCCAAAGCTCATCTCCCTTGGCGCGGAGGAAATAAACGCAAGGCTAATCCACACAAGCGCCCTTGGGGCGGATGAAAACTCTGAGATACCCTACTTCAGAACGAAGGCCCTTGGTGAGAAAGCCGTGAGAAAGGTTAAAAGCCATGCGATAGTCAGGCCTTCCCTCGTCCTCGGAGCCGGTCAGAGGATTTTTCGGCAGGCATTACGGTTTAGGGTTTTTCCAAAGGTGACTGGAAGGGTTCAGCCCATAGACCTGAGGGACCTAGCTGAGCTCTACCTCCGTCTCATCGACTCAAAAAACGGAACTTTCAATGCCTGCGGTGAGGAGGTCGTTCCCCTTGGGGAGCTCCTTGATAACGTTCTCAAAAGGGCCGGAAAAAGGGTGTTTCTCGTTCCGTTTCCGAAGGCAATAGCGAGGGCACTCGGAAAGGTCGATAAGTCCCTCCTCATGGCACTGAAAGACAGCGTTTGCGCCCACAACCACGCCCGGGAAATTCTCAGGAACCTAAGGCCACTTGAAGAGTCCCTCCTCTGGACGGCGGAGGGGTTGAGATGA
- a CDS encoding class I SAM-dependent methyltransferase, with protein sequence MRYDLASYIYEPINALLEKPAGIRKARRELIEKARGRVIELGVGTGLNLPLYREGVEVIGIDVSEGMLRKAKRKKSPARVKFLKADARSLPFSDGSFDTAVSTFFLCVVPEKERVLREIRRVLKPNGILLAMECSPPRNPIFRGFLRGLSALTSKITGTDFRVDVGELLRRNGFDVIEEKGLVNGAVRILVAKPSSEP encoded by the coding sequence ATGAGGTACGATTTAGCGAGTTATATCTACGAGCCCATAAACGCTCTCCTCGAAAAGCCGGCGGGGATAAGAAAAGCCAGAAGAGAGTTAATTGAAAAGGCCAGAGGTAGGGTTATTGAGCTCGGCGTTGGAACTGGCCTGAACCTTCCCCTTTACCGCGAAGGCGTTGAAGTTATTGGGATTGACGTCAGCGAGGGCATGCTGAGAAAAGCTAAGAGGAAGAAAAGCCCGGCCAGAGTGAAGTTCCTCAAAGCCGACGCCCGCTCCCTGCCGTTTTCCGATGGGAGCTTCGACACCGCCGTTTCCACCTTCTTCCTCTGCGTCGTCCCGGAAAAGGAAAGGGTTTTGAGGGAGATAAGGCGTGTTCTGAAGCCCAATGGGATTCTTCTCGCGATGGAGTGCTCCCCTCCAAGAAACCCAATCTTCAGGGGTTTTTTGAGGGGACTAAGCGCGCTAACAAGTAAAATAACCGGAACTGACTTCAGGGTTGATGTTGGAGAACTCCTCAGGAGAAACGGCTTCGATGTCATTGAGGAGAAGGGCCTCGTAAACGGCGCCGTCAGGATTTTGGTAGCTAAACCTTCCTCAGAACCATGA